One Pseudonocardia abyssalis DNA segment encodes these proteins:
- a CDS encoding flavin-containing monooxygenase, producing MTSTIDRTDAAVRVDEWLGAFQAALTSGDADAAAALFGAESFWRDLVAFSWNLTTVEGPEGVADLLRNTDAGATDFRTTEEPAEADGVTTAWIAFETAVGRGSGLLRLTADGKAFTFLTTLDELKGHEEPSRDRRPMGAEHGANPDRVTWLESREKEAAELGYTTQPDVVIIGGGQGGIALGARLRQLGVSTIIVERNERPGDSWRKRYKSLALHDPVWYDHLPYIDFPKNWPVFSPKDKVGDWLEMYAKVMELNYWGSTTAKSAQRSGETWEVVVDRAGEEVTLRPKHVVIALGVSGKPNVPTVPGQDVFRGEQHHSSGHPGPDAYKGKKVVVVGSNNSAHDICGALWEAGADVTMVQRSSTHIVRSDSLMDLGLGDLYSERALEAGVTTFKADTIFASLPYRIMHQFQKPTYDAIRERDADYYAALEKAGFRLDFGDDDSGLFMKYLRRGSGYYIDVGASELVANGSIKLAHGQVTELTEKEVVLADGTRLEADLVVWATGYGSMNGTAAGIFGQETADRLGKVWGLGSDTTKDPGPWEGEQRNMWKPTNVENLWVHGGNLHQSRYYSLYLALQLKARVEGIPTPVYRLQEVHHTS from the coding sequence ATGACGTCCACGATCGACCGCACCGACGCCGCCGTCCGCGTCGACGAATGGCTGGGCGCGTTCCAGGCCGCCCTCACCTCCGGTGACGCCGACGCGGCCGCCGCGCTGTTCGGTGCGGAGAGCTTCTGGCGCGACCTGGTGGCGTTCAGCTGGAACCTCACCACCGTCGAGGGCCCCGAGGGCGTCGCGGACCTGCTCCGCAACACCGACGCCGGCGCCACCGACTTCCGCACGACCGAGGAGCCGGCCGAGGCCGACGGCGTCACCACGGCGTGGATCGCGTTCGAGACCGCCGTCGGGCGGGGCAGCGGGCTGCTGCGCCTGACCGCCGACGGCAAGGCGTTCACGTTCCTCACCACGCTCGACGAGCTCAAGGGCCACGAGGAGCCCTCGCGCGACCGCCGCCCGATGGGGGCCGAGCACGGGGCCAACCCCGACCGCGTCACCTGGCTGGAGAGCCGCGAGAAGGAGGCGGCGGAGCTGGGCTACACGACCCAGCCCGACGTCGTGATCATCGGCGGCGGGCAGGGCGGCATCGCGCTCGGTGCGCGGCTGCGCCAGCTCGGCGTCTCCACGATCATCGTGGAGCGCAACGAGCGGCCCGGTGACTCGTGGCGCAAGCGCTACAAGTCCCTCGCCCTGCACGACCCGGTCTGGTACGACCACCTGCCCTACATCGACTTCCCGAAGAACTGGCCGGTGTTCTCGCCGAAGGACAAGGTCGGCGACTGGCTGGAGATGTACGCCAAGGTCATGGAGCTCAACTACTGGGGCTCCACCACCGCGAAGTCGGCGCAGCGCAGCGGTGAGACCTGGGAGGTCGTGGTCGACCGCGCGGGCGAGGAGGTGACGCTGCGGCCGAAGCACGTCGTCATCGCGCTCGGTGTCTCCGGCAAGCCGAACGTGCCGACGGTGCCGGGCCAGGACGTGTTCCGCGGCGAGCAGCACCACAGCTCCGGGCACCCCGGCCCCGACGCCTACAAGGGCAAGAAGGTCGTGGTCGTCGGCTCGAACAACTCCGCGCACGACATCTGCGGGGCGCTGTGGGAGGCCGGCGCGGACGTCACGATGGTGCAGCGGTCCTCCACGCACATCGTGCGGTCGGACTCGCTGATGGACCTCGGCCTCGGTGACCTGTACTCCGAGCGGGCGCTGGAGGCGGGCGTCACCACGTTCAAGGCCGACACGATCTTCGCGTCGCTGCCGTACCGGATCATGCACCAGTTCCAGAAGCCGACCTACGACGCGATCCGCGAGCGCGACGCCGACTACTACGCGGCACTGGAGAAGGCCGGGTTCCGTCTCGACTTCGGTGACGACGACTCCGGCCTGTTCATGAAGTACCTGCGACGCGGCTCGGGGTACTACATCGACGTCGGTGCGTCCGAGCTCGTCGCGAACGGCAGCATCAAGCTCGCGCACGGGCAGGTCACCGAGCTCACGGAGAAGGAGGTCGTGCTCGCCGACGGCACCCGCCTGGAGGCCGACCTCGTCGTCTGGGCCACCGGCTACGGCTCGATGAACGGCACCGCGGCCGGCATCTTCGGGCAGGAGACGGCCGACCGGCTCGGCAAGGTGTGGGGCCTGGGCTCCGACACCACCAAGGACCCCGGCCCGTGGGAGGGCGAGCAGCGCAACATGTGGAAGCCCACCAACGTGGAGAACCTGTGGGTGCACGGCGGCAACCTGCACCAGAGCCGCTACTACTCGCTCTACCTCGCCCTGCAGCTCAAGGCGCGCGTCGAGGGCATCCCGACGCCGGTCTACAGGCTGCAGGAGGTGCACCACACCTCGTAG
- a CDS encoding GNAT family N-acetyltransferase, whose amino-acid sequence MDIRERCPVDDVALSQLHAAAFGENARLVAWGERLERHSLSWLGAFDGERLVGFVNLAWDGDRHAFLLDTVVAPAHRGAGIGTELVTRAVRSAADAGCTWLHVDFAADLTPFYVDACGLEPTAAALVRLHR is encoded by the coding sequence GTGGACATCCGCGAGCGCTGCCCCGTCGACGACGTGGCCCTGTCCCAGCTGCACGCGGCGGCCTTCGGAGAGAACGCCCGGCTGGTGGCGTGGGGCGAGCGCCTGGAGCGGCACAGCCTGAGCTGGCTCGGCGCGTTCGACGGCGAACGGCTCGTCGGGTTCGTCAACCTGGCCTGGGACGGCGACCGGCACGCGTTCCTGCTCGACACGGTCGTCGCTCCGGCGCACCGTGGTGCCGGCATCGGCACGGAGCTGGTCACGCGCGCGGTGCGGTCGGCGGCCGACGCGGGCTGCACCTGGCTGCACGTCGACTTCGCCGCCGACCTGACCCCCTTCTACGTCGACGCCTGCGGCCTGGAACCGACCGCGGCCGCCCTCGTGCGCCTCCACCGCTGA
- a CDS encoding NAD(+) synthase: protein MSDFRSAYRHGFVRVAACTLHTTLADPAANARAVLESARACHDDGVGVAVFPELTLSGYSLEDVVMQDVLLDEVERALLDVVAASADLLPVLVVGAPLRLRHRILNCAVLVHRGAVLGVAPKSYLPTYREFYEKRQIAAGNDIRGTIRLGGVDVPIGPDLLFAADDVPGLVLHAEVCEDMWVPVPPSAEAALAGATVIVNLSGSPITVGRADDRKLLARSASARCLAAYAYAAAGEGESTTDLAWDGQTMIYENGRLLAETERFPIGPRRSVADVDLDLLRAERLRMGTFDDNRRHHAPETRTVAFRLDPPTGDIGLLREVERFPFVPSDPARLEQDCFEAYNIQVSGLEQRLRAIGQPKIVIGVSGGLDSTHALIVAARAMDRENRPRTDILAFTLPGFATGDRTKNNAIRLSEALGVTFEEIDIRPTASLMLDNLGHPFGDGEPVYDVTFENVQAGLRTDYLFRAANQRGGIVLGTGDLSELALGWSTYGVGDQMSHYNVNGGVPKTQIQHLIRWVAATDLFSDDVSTILLDVLDTEITPELVPGDDVQSSEATVGPYALQDFTLWHVLRYGFRPSKIAFLAWHAWHDAERGDWPPGLPQDKRVAYDLAAIRRWLEVFARRFFGFSQFKRSALPNGPKVSSGGALSPRGDWRAPSDMSARIWVEEIRREVPDA from the coding sequence GTGTCGGACTTCCGTTCCGCGTACCGCCACGGCTTCGTGCGCGTCGCCGCCTGCACCCTGCACACCACGCTCGCCGATCCCGCCGCGAACGCCCGCGCCGTGCTCGAGTCGGCGCGCGCGTGCCACGACGACGGCGTCGGGGTGGCGGTGTTCCCGGAGCTGACGCTGTCGGGCTACTCGCTCGAGGACGTCGTCATGCAGGACGTGCTGCTCGACGAGGTGGAGCGCGCGCTGCTCGACGTCGTCGCCGCGTCGGCGGACCTGCTGCCGGTGCTCGTCGTCGGTGCCCCGCTGCGGCTGCGGCACCGGATCCTCAACTGCGCGGTCCTGGTCCACCGCGGCGCGGTGCTCGGGGTGGCCCCCAAGTCCTATCTCCCGACGTATCGGGAGTTCTACGAGAAACGCCAGATCGCCGCGGGGAACGACATACGCGGGACGATCCGCCTCGGCGGGGTCGACGTGCCGATCGGGCCGGACCTGCTGTTCGCCGCCGACGACGTGCCCGGTCTCGTGCTGCACGCCGAGGTCTGCGAGGACATGTGGGTGCCCGTGCCGCCGAGCGCGGAGGCCGCACTCGCCGGGGCGACCGTGATCGTCAACCTGTCCGGCAGCCCGATCACCGTCGGCCGGGCCGACGACCGCAAGCTGCTCGCGCGGTCGGCGTCGGCGCGCTGCCTCGCGGCCTACGCCTACGCGGCGGCCGGCGAGGGCGAGTCGACGACCGACCTGGCCTGGGACGGCCAGACCATGATCTACGAGAACGGGCGGCTGCTCGCCGAGACCGAGCGCTTCCCGATCGGCCCGCGCCGGTCCGTGGCCGACGTCGACCTCGACCTGCTGCGCGCCGAGCGCCTGCGGATGGGCACGTTCGACGACAACCGCCGCCACCACGCCCCCGAGACCCGAACGGTCGCCTTCCGGCTCGACCCGCCGACCGGCGACATCGGGTTGCTCCGCGAGGTCGAGCGCTTCCCGTTCGTGCCGTCGGACCCGGCGCGGCTGGAGCAGGACTGCTTCGAGGCGTACAACATCCAGGTCTCCGGGCTGGAGCAGCGGCTGCGCGCGATCGGCCAGCCGAAGATCGTCATCGGGGTCTCGGGCGGGCTCGACTCCACCCACGCGCTGATCGTCGCCGCCCGCGCGATGGACCGGGAGAACCGCCCGCGCACCGACATCCTCGCGTTCACGCTGCCCGGCTTCGCCACCGGCGACCGCACGAAGAACAACGCGATCCGGCTGTCCGAGGCGCTCGGCGTCACCTTCGAGGAGATCGACATCCGGCCGACGGCATCGCTGATGCTCGACAACCTCGGGCACCCGTTCGGCGACGGCGAGCCCGTCTACGACGTGACGTTCGAGAACGTGCAGGCCGGGCTGCGGACCGACTACCTGTTCCGCGCGGCCAACCAGCGGGGCGGCATCGTGCTCGGCACCGGCGACCTGTCCGAGCTGGCGCTCGGGTGGTCGACCTACGGCGTCGGCGACCAGATGTCGCACTACAACGTCAACGGCGGCGTGCCCAAGACCCAGATCCAGCACCTGATCCGCTGGGTCGCGGCCACCGACCTGTTCTCCGACGACGTGTCGACGATCCTCCTCGACGTCCTCGACACCGAGATCACGCCCGAGCTCGTGCCCGGCGACGACGTGCAGAGCAGCGAGGCGACGGTCGGCCCGTACGCGCTGCAGGACTTCACGCTGTGGCACGTCCTGCGGTACGGGTTCCGCCCGTCCAAGATCGCGTTCCTGGCCTGGCACGCCTGGCACGACGCGGAACGGGGTGACTGGCCGCCCGGGCTGCCGCAGGACAAGCGCGTCGCCTACGACCTCGCCGCGATCCGCCGCTGGCTGGAGGTCTTCGCCCGGCGCTTCTTCGGGTTCAGCCAGTTCAAGCGCTCCGCGCTGCCCAACGGCCCGAAGGTCTCCTCCGGCGGCGCCCTGTCCCCCCGCGGCGACTGGCGCGCCCCGTCGGACATGTCGGCCCGGATCTGGGTCGAGGAGATCCGCCGCGAGGTGCCGGATGCCTGA
- a CDS encoding choline/carnitine O-acyltransferase gives MPTFSHEDELPRVPLPTLEESADRFLAWSAPLLTPGQLAETEAAVTELLAPGSPAHALHADLVAYDAQPGVASWLDDFWRDRYLGRRDRIALNANFFFLFEDSELGQVERAAHLTASAVAYKLSIDDETLPVAEQRGKPLSMQQNRYLFSATRIPGDPRDSSRTPYTDEWPGPSQERHIVVLHRGAQVALDVIDPDGRPYTADEIATGLRAVLDEAPGDGVGALTSKARAEWAASRAALLDAGNAGTLDVLERALFCVALEDATPADPLAASDALLHGDSANRWFDKGVSLIVFADGTAGFNGEHCNLDGTTIIAFLDAILEAVPSGGGGTAVPATRRLEWTLDDALRADVAAARADFAAFAASTATVTLSVDFDAERAKALKCSPDAFAQLAFQLAHQRAKGHVGATYESIATRSFRHGRTEAMRVITPEVLAFVAAMDQPDPDTRREAFRAAADAHVARARQCQGGLAPEQHLWELQMRQKRNGGGEPMTLFDSPGWTVMRDDHLSTSAVPSPHIRYWGFGSTSEKCIGVGYAMLPDRFDLYLSTPRTVADQMAVFARELPVAVSELEALLTDGE, from the coding sequence GTGCCGACCTTTTCCCACGAGGACGAGCTCCCCCGGGTCCCGCTGCCCACCCTGGAGGAGTCCGCCGACCGGTTCCTCGCCTGGAGCGCGCCCCTGCTGACCCCCGGGCAGCTCGCCGAGACGGAGGCCGCCGTCACCGAGCTGCTGGCCCCCGGCTCGCCCGCCCACGCCCTGCACGCCGATCTCGTCGCCTACGACGCGCAGCCCGGCGTCGCGAGCTGGCTCGACGACTTCTGGCGCGACCGCTACCTCGGCCGCCGCGACCGCATCGCGCTCAACGCCAACTTCTTCTTCCTCTTCGAGGACTCCGAGCTCGGGCAGGTCGAGCGCGCCGCGCACCTCACGGCGTCGGCGGTGGCCTACAAGCTCTCCATCGACGACGAGACGCTTCCCGTCGCGGAGCAGCGCGGCAAGCCGCTGTCGATGCAGCAGAACCGCTACCTGTTCTCCGCGACCCGCATCCCCGGCGACCCGCGCGACTCCTCCCGCACGCCCTACACCGACGAGTGGCCCGGCCCGTCGCAGGAGCGGCACATCGTGGTGCTGCACCGCGGCGCGCAGGTGGCACTCGACGTCATCGACCCGGACGGCCGCCCGTACACCGCCGACGAGATCGCCACCGGCCTGCGCGCCGTTCTCGACGAGGCCCCCGGCGACGGCGTCGGCGCCCTGACCAGCAAGGCCCGCGCGGAGTGGGCCGCGAGCCGCGCCGCGCTGCTCGACGCCGGCAACGCCGGGACCCTCGACGTGCTGGAGCGCGCGCTGTTCTGCGTCGCGCTCGAGGACGCGACGCCCGCCGACCCCCTGGCCGCCTCCGACGCCCTGCTGCACGGCGACAGCGCGAACCGCTGGTTCGACAAGGGCGTCTCGCTGATCGTCTTCGCCGACGGCACGGCGGGCTTCAACGGCGAGCACTGCAACCTCGACGGCACCACGATCATCGCCTTCCTGGACGCGATCCTGGAGGCAGTGCCGTCCGGCGGGGGCGGCACCGCCGTGCCTGCCACGCGACGGCTGGAGTGGACCCTCGACGACGCGCTGCGCGCCGACGTCGCCGCCGCCCGCGCCGACTTCGCGGCATTCGCGGCGTCGACCGCCACCGTCACACTCTCGGTCGACTTCGACGCCGAGCGCGCCAAGGCGCTCAAGTGCTCGCCCGACGCGTTCGCGCAGCTGGCGTTCCAGCTCGCGCACCAGCGGGCGAAGGGCCACGTCGGCGCCACCTACGAGTCGATCGCCACGCGCTCGTTCCGGCACGGCCGGACCGAGGCGATGCGCGTGATCACCCCCGAGGTGCTGGCGTTCGTCGCGGCGATGGACCAGCCGGACCCCGACACGCGCCGCGAAGCGTTCCGGGCCGCCGCCGACGCGCACGTCGCGCGGGCCAGGCAGTGCCAGGGCGGGCTCGCGCCGGAGCAGCACCTGTGGGAGCTGCAGATGCGGCAGAAGCGCAACGGGGGCGGCGAGCCGATGACGCTGTTCGACTCCCCGGGCTGGACCGTCATGCGCGACGACCACCTGAGCACCAGCGCGGTCCCGTCGCCGCACATCCGCTACTGGGGCTTCGGGTCGACGAGCGAGAAGTGCATCGGGGTCGGCTACGCGATGCTCCCCGACCGCTTCGACCTCTACCTCAGCACCCCGCGCACCGTGGCCGACCAGATGGCGGTGTTCGCCCGCGAGCTGCCGGTGGCCGTCAGCGAGCTGGAGGCGCTGCTCACCGATGGGGAATGA
- a CDS encoding DinB family protein — MAASEHDRTDAFRGARFTRSDLSGSTFHDCDLSGVRITGAFLDGLSLSGVFTRLLVDDVDVTGFVTAELERRHPERVLIRTMRTVDEHRAAWAELERLWERTVERARGLPEAARHERVDEEWSFVETLRHLVFATDGWVGRMILEQPAPYHPLGLVPADFESADAAAGLDPDARPSFEEVLVVRAGRTALVRALLDDLTDDGLDRVCPGSPWIGDPDQPRAVRACLRVIMNEEHQHRRFAERDLAVLEAR; from the coding sequence GTGGCGGCGAGCGAGCACGACCGCACCGACGCGTTCCGCGGAGCGCGGTTCACGCGGTCCGACCTGTCCGGTTCGACGTTCCACGACTGCGACCTGAGCGGGGTCCGGATCACCGGGGCCTTCCTCGACGGGCTCTCGCTGTCCGGCGTCTTCACGCGGCTCCTCGTCGACGACGTCGACGTGACCGGGTTCGTGACCGCCGAGCTGGAACGGCGGCACCCGGAGCGGGTGCTGATCCGGACGATGCGGACGGTCGACGAGCACCGTGCGGCATGGGCCGAGCTCGAACGGCTGTGGGAGCGGACCGTGGAACGGGCCAGGGGACTGCCCGAGGCGGCCCGCCACGAGCGCGTCGACGAGGAGTGGTCGTTCGTCGAGACGCTGCGCCACCTCGTGTTCGCCACCGACGGCTGGGTGGGCCGGATGATCCTGGAGCAGCCCGCGCCGTACCACCCGCTCGGCCTGGTACCCGCCGACTTCGAGTCCGCCGACGCCGCCGCCGGCCTCGACCCCGACGCACGGCCCTCGTTCGAGGAGGTGCTCGTGGTGCGCGCCGGGCGGACGGCGCTGGTCCGGGCCCTGCTCGACGACCTCACCGACGACGGGCTCGACCGCGTCTGCCCGGGGTCCCCGTGGATCGGCGACCCCGACCAGCCGCGCGCGGTCCGCGCCTGCCTGCGCGTGATCATGAACGAGGAGCACCAGCACCGCCGCTTCGCCGAGCGCGACCTGGCGGTGCTGGAAGCTCGCTGA
- a CDS encoding HalD/BesD family halogenase codes for MLLIDDDDVELADTVARVRRDLAGDGCSVVTDFVPPELREALRAEGAAAAPRAYYDVETVNVYNTAPDPTLPPDHPAHRTVERGNAFVARDALPAGAIIERLYTDPRFQRFVADCFGLPEVFPLADPLSGLVLNVVTPGRSHPWHFDTNEFTVSMLTQEPEGGGAFEFCPNIRSARAENVDDVRAALDGRYPAQRLALRPGDLQLFAGRYSLHRVTPVTGATARHSAIFAYSERPGVVGTVARTRQLFGRITPAHRAAEARVRVDQLMD; via the coding sequence ATGCTGTTGATCGACGACGACGACGTCGAGCTGGCCGACACGGTGGCGCGGGTGCGCCGGGACCTCGCCGGGGACGGGTGCTCGGTGGTGACCGACTTCGTGCCCCCGGAGCTCCGCGAGGCGCTGCGGGCGGAGGGGGCGGCGGCCGCGCCGCGCGCGTACTACGACGTCGAGACGGTGAACGTCTACAACACCGCACCCGACCCGACGTTGCCGCCGGACCATCCCGCGCACCGCACGGTCGAGCGCGGCAACGCCTTCGTCGCCCGCGACGCCCTGCCCGCGGGCGCGATCATCGAGCGGCTCTACACCGACCCGCGGTTCCAGCGGTTCGTCGCCGACTGCTTCGGCCTGCCCGAGGTGTTCCCGCTGGCCGACCCGCTCTCCGGACTCGTCCTCAACGTCGTGACGCCCGGCCGCAGCCACCCGTGGCACTTCGACACCAACGAGTTCACGGTCAGCATGCTCACCCAGGAGCCCGAGGGTGGCGGCGCCTTCGAGTTCTGCCCGAACATCCGGTCGGCCCGCGCCGAGAACGTCGACGACGTGCGCGCCGCGCTGGACGGGCGGTACCCGGCGCAACGGCTGGCGCTGCGCCCCGGTGACCTGCAGCTGTTCGCCGGCCGCTACTCGCTGCACCGCGTCACCCCCGTGACGGGCGCCACGGCGCGCCACTCCGCGATCTTCGCCTACAGCGAGCGGCCGGGGGTGGTCGGTACGGTCGCCCGGACGCGGCAGCTCTTCGGCCGCATCACGCCCGCCCACCGCGCGGCCGAGGCCCGCGTGCGGGTCGACCAGCTGATGGACTGA
- a CDS encoding NAD-dependent protein deacetylase of SIR2 family yields MREIACDESGYEGARLVGGVTDVFAHAGVELTIDAAADCVADLRRRIRSPAQEYKANHLLRAKHRGTLLWLLGASGPVLGHAHVHLVDKSVFLGRGGTDLLVPALLEASRVWGDGITVVHDRQNALTPDRLAALPFPVRFVASGDDARVQVADFLAGVATRVASQARAGRPDPELAALLRPYLTPTSDPLLL; encoded by the coding sequence GTGCGTGAGATCGCCTGCGACGAGTCGGGTTACGAGGGTGCCCGGCTCGTCGGCGGCGTCACCGACGTGTTCGCGCACGCGGGGGTGGAGCTGACGATCGACGCGGCGGCCGACTGCGTCGCCGACCTGCGGCGCCGGATCCGCTCCCCCGCCCAGGAGTACAAGGCCAACCACCTGCTCCGCGCCAAGCACCGCGGCACCCTGCTGTGGCTGCTCGGGGCGTCCGGTCCGGTGCTCGGGCACGCCCACGTGCACCTGGTCGACAAGTCGGTGTTCCTGGGGCGCGGGGGGACCGACCTGCTCGTCCCGGCTCTGCTGGAGGCCTCGCGGGTGTGGGGCGACGGGATCACCGTCGTGCACGACCGGCAGAACGCACTCACCCCGGACCGCCTGGCCGCCCTCCCGTTCCCGGTGCGGTTCGTCGCGTCCGGGGACGACGCGCGCGTGCAGGTGGCCGACTTCCTCGCCGGGGTCGCGACCCGGGTGGCCTCGCAAGCGCGGGCCGGGCGGCCCGACCCGGAACTGGCCGCCCTGCTGCGGCCCTACCTGACGCCGACGTCGGACCCCCTGCTGCTCTGA
- a CDS encoding class I SAM-dependent methyltransferase → MGNDGTQTGEQKADFTDIYRGRDPREYFRTLIPLEYQVPQHALPVVESVLEQHPGTVLDVCCSYGINATLLGHDVDLDGLGAHAVEPGRAGLTHGQVIAEDAAWFAARRRRPGLRVLGLDVSRPAIDYAVATGVMADGWAEDLEAADPSASLIDALADVSLVLCTGGVGYVGPATFDRILTHAPDAWVLAFVLRVFPYDDVATALAGHGLITEKLPGTHPQRRFADAAEAEAAVHDARLLGLDPTGLEADGWFHAEAFLSRPA, encoded by the coding sequence ATGGGGAATGACGGCACGCAGACCGGCGAGCAGAAGGCCGACTTCACCGACATCTACCGCGGGCGCGACCCGCGGGAGTACTTCCGGACGCTGATCCCGCTGGAGTACCAGGTGCCGCAGCACGCGCTGCCCGTCGTCGAGTCGGTGCTGGAGCAGCACCCGGGCACCGTGCTCGACGTCTGCTGCTCCTACGGGATCAACGCCACCCTGCTGGGCCACGACGTCGACCTCGACGGGCTCGGCGCGCACGCCGTCGAGCCCGGGCGGGCGGGTCTCACCCACGGGCAGGTGATCGCCGAGGACGCCGCGTGGTTCGCCGCCCGCCGTCGCCGGCCCGGGCTCAGGGTGCTCGGCCTCGACGTGTCCCGTCCCGCGATCGACTACGCCGTCGCCACCGGGGTGATGGCGGACGGATGGGCCGAGGACCTGGAGGCGGCCGACCCGTCCGCGTCGCTGATCGACGCGCTCGCCGACGTCTCGCTGGTCCTGTGCACCGGCGGGGTCGGCTACGTCGGCCCGGCCACGTTCGACCGGATCCTCACCCACGCCCCCGACGCCTGGGTGCTCGCGTTCGTCCTGCGGGTCTTCCCCTACGACGACGTGGCCACGGCGCTCGCGGGGCACGGTCTCATCACCGAGAAGCTGCCCGGGACGCACCCGCAGCGCCGCTTCGCCGACGCGGCGGAGGCCGAGGCCGCCGTCCACGACGCGCGTCTGCTGGGCCTGGACCCGACCGGTCTGGAGGCCGACGGCTGGTTCCACGCGGAGGCGTTCCTGAGCCGCCCGGCCTGA
- a CDS encoding GAF domain-containing protein: MDEGVCAVRSGVDVARHARMLARVHDALLSGDRLPADPRGMVARSWRRVRAQGVNPDLGDPPDLMGAEQVEARRAASPLQRVLPELRAALTSVAEDARHIMVITDADGVLLWREGSTAVRHRADRLGFTEGANWSEGVVGSNGIGTAIAEATPVQMFAAEHFVRSHHVWTCTACPVHDPRTGELLGVVDVSGPAETVHPTTVALVGTAVKLAEASLWRTHETRLEMLRNVAAPLLVDLRGPGLVADEHGWVAAVAGMPNVDRIAVPRPGHPIAIHGVGVCLPEPVPGGWLLRVASVAPIRLELDLAQRPPRAVVDGANRWVHPLSTRHAEVLVLLADAGAVGMDAGALSAALYGDREHLVTVRAEMSRLRRSLGGLLLARPYRIAPTVDVVLPDLGVLRTSTAPGIRRLCNPAATVAPERPTG, translated from the coding sequence GTGGACGAAGGCGTCTGCGCGGTCAGATCGGGCGTGGACGTGGCCCGGCACGCCCGCATGCTCGCGCGCGTGCACGACGCGCTGCTCTCCGGCGACCGGCTGCCCGCCGACCCGCGGGGCATGGTGGCGCGCTCCTGGCGCCGCGTCCGCGCGCAGGGCGTCAACCCCGACCTGGGCGACCCGCCCGATCTGATGGGGGCCGAGCAGGTCGAGGCCCGCCGCGCCGCGAGCCCGTTGCAGCGCGTGCTCCCCGAGCTGCGCGCCGCGCTCACCTCGGTGGCCGAGGACGCCCGCCACATCATGGTCATCACCGACGCCGATGGCGTGCTGCTCTGGCGGGAGGGGTCCACGGCCGTGCGCCACCGCGCCGACCGGCTGGGCTTCACCGAGGGCGCGAACTGGTCCGAGGGCGTCGTCGGGAGCAACGGCATCGGCACCGCGATCGCCGAGGCCACGCCGGTGCAGATGTTCGCCGCCGAACACTTCGTGCGCAGCCACCACGTCTGGACCTGTACCGCGTGCCCCGTGCACGACCCCCGCACCGGCGAGCTGCTCGGCGTCGTCGACGTCAGCGGCCCGGCCGAGACCGTCCACCCGACGACCGTCGCGCTCGTCGGCACGGCGGTGAAGCTGGCCGAGGCGAGCCTGTGGCGGACCCACGAGACACGCCTGGAGATGCTGCGCAACGTCGCCGCGCCGCTGCTGGTGGACCTGCGCGGCCCCGGTCTGGTGGCCGACGAGCACGGCTGGGTCGCCGCCGTCGCCGGGATGCCCAACGTCGACCGGATCGCCGTGCCCCGGCCGGGCCACCCGATCGCGATCCACGGGGTCGGGGTCTGCCTGCCGGAGCCGGTTCCCGGGGGCTGGCTGCTGCGCGTCGCCAGCGTCGCGCCGATCCGGCTGGAACTCGACCTCGCGCAGCGCCCGCCCCGGGCCGTCGTCGACGGCGCCAACCGGTGGGTGCACCCGCTGTCCACGCGGCACGCGGAGGTCCTCGTGCTGCTCGCCGACGCGGGCGCCGTCGGGATGGACGCTGGCGCGCTGTCGGCCGCCCTCTACGGCGACCGGGAGCACCTCGTCACGGTGCGCGCGGAGATGTCGCGGCTGCGCCGGTCGCTCGGCGGCCTGCTGCTGGCCCGGCCCTACCGGATCGCCCCCACGGTCGACGTCGTGCTGCCCGATCTCGGGGTGCTGCGCACGTCGACGGCTCCGGGGATCCGACGGCTGTGCAACCCGGCTGCAACGGTTGCCCCGGAGCGTCCGACGGGATGA